From a single Miscanthus floridulus cultivar M001 chromosome 8, ASM1932011v1, whole genome shotgun sequence genomic region:
- the LOC136476927 gene encoding uncharacterized protein, translating into MERHHPSFATRRKESPRFPPAFGIRARTATASMAAADPATAASSFSLFSFRRAVCPSPLRVRFSRPHPPGRLRVSSTTVVALHKRNPKRLKYAAERQFSRGDAGMLRVEVEPSGEDFWKLDPVIDLINRGAVGVIPTDTVYSIVCDLSNNESIERLRRLKGIRDSKPLSILCRSLRDIDTYTTGFPRGTNQGQANIFRAVKRAIPGPYTFILPASKEFPKQCIKHGSSTRYAKRRQVGVRIPDDPICQAVLQNLDEPLICTSVKYLSDDEWILDPVIIADLYEPLGLDFIVDGGPRIADPSTVVDMMGTNPTIIRQGKGPKLDWMVAKDEEEEAQSMFAFKAA; encoded by the exons ATGGAACGACATCATCCTTCTTTCGCGACGAGGAGAAAGGAATCACCCCGTTTTCCTCCGGCCTTCGGAATCCGAGCTCGGACGGCAACGGCTTCCATGGCCGCCGCAGACCCCGCCACCGCGGCCTCCTCCTTCTCGCTGTTCTCCTTCCGCCGCGCCGTCTGCCCCTCCCCGCTCCGCGTCCGTTTCTCGCGGCCCCATCCCCCCGGTCGGCTCCGCGTCTCCTCCACCACCGTCGTTGCTCTCCACAAGCGCAACCCCAAGCGGCTCAAGTACGCCGCCGAGCGCCAGTTCTCG AGAGGGGATGCCGGGATGCTGCGGGTGGAGGTGGAGCCCTCCGGCGAGGACTTCTGGAAGCTCGACCCCGTTATCGACCTCATCAATCGCGGCGCCGTCGGGGTGATCCCTACTGACACCGT CTACTCCATCGTCTGTGACCTGAGTAACAATGAATCCATTGAGCGCCTTCGCAG ACTCAAAGGCATTAGAGACTCAAAG CCTCTCAGCATCCTGTGTCGCTCATTACGTGATATCGATACCTACACAACAGGATTTCCTCGAGGCACCAACCAAGGGCAAGCTAACATTTTCCGTGCTGTCAAGCGTGCAATACCTGGCCCT TACACATTTATTTTACCTGCAAGCAAGGAATTTCCTAAACAGTGCATAAAGCATGGTTCTTCCACAAGGTATGCAAAAAGGAGGCAGGTTGGCGTCCGAATTCCAGATGATCCCATCTGCCAGGCAGTATTGCAAAATCTTGATGAACCTTTGATCTGCACAAG TGTCAAATATCTATCGGATGATGAATGGATACTTGATCCAGTAATCATCGCTGATCTTTATGAGCCACTG GGGCTTGATTTTATTGTTGATGGTGGACCTAGAATTGCTGATCCTTCTACCGTGGTGGATATGATGGGAACAAACCCTACTATAATTCGTCAGGGAAAG GGCCCAAAGCTGGATTGGATGGTAGCAAAAGATGAAGAGGAGGAGGCACAATCGATGTTTGCTTTTAAAGCAGCTTGA